A single window of Halobacillus naozhouensis DNA harbors:
- the mtnK gene encoding S-methyl-5-thioribose kinase: MEDYRKLTTMEVVEYVKTIPGLFPKQAELTCREVGGGDLNLFFRVQERENKNNSVILKQALPFTRTWGPSWPLNYDWIRVEYETLSIQNELCGDLVPNVYHFDKKLSLIIMEDLSTYHILKKGFNVQNCYHYLPKHIGTFLARTLFLTSDFGAASEERQRFKTQFQNEAMRRISEEINFTYPFTEHQADCFDPLIKASLSEIYYNDELKAEIEKIKHQFTSNKQALIHGNLHIGNIMVTDNDTKVINAEFASYGPMGFDIGVFIANVLMAYVCIGKDKHMAYKNYLLDLIQAVWDEFEGAFRQLSEQPGNDTLMLTNPNRFLSTLLHDSLGFAGCELMRRVIGTSCAEDLERIENDETRATVETFALFIGQHLVLKRNHVQNLNELILSLQQLENSNGQRDSIV; the protein is encoded by the coding sequence ATGGAGGATTATCGAAAATTAACAACAATGGAAGTCGTTGAATACGTGAAAACAATTCCGGGGTTATTTCCAAAACAGGCAGAGTTGACTTGCAGGGAAGTCGGGGGTGGGGATTTGAATTTATTCTTCCGTGTACAAGAACGTGAAAATAAGAATAATAGTGTGATTCTCAAGCAAGCGCTCCCCTTTACGCGCACATGGGGGCCTTCTTGGCCGCTCAATTATGACTGGATTCGTGTCGAATATGAAACATTATCCATTCAAAACGAACTCTGCGGGGATTTAGTTCCCAACGTCTATCATTTTGATAAAAAACTTTCACTTATCATCATGGAAGATTTGTCAACCTATCATATTCTTAAGAAAGGTTTCAATGTTCAAAATTGTTACCATTATTTGCCAAAACATATAGGGACATTTCTTGCCCGGACCTTATTTTTGACGTCTGACTTTGGTGCTGCTTCCGAAGAACGGCAAAGGTTCAAAACACAATTTCAAAATGAGGCTATGCGCCGTATTTCAGAGGAAATTAACTTTACTTATCCATTTACAGAGCACCAGGCAGATTGTTTCGATCCGTTAATCAAAGCATCCTTGTCTGAAATCTATTACAACGATGAGTTGAAAGCGGAGATCGAGAAAATCAAACATCAATTTACGTCAAACAAACAAGCTTTAATCCACGGGAATCTGCACATAGGAAACATCATGGTTACCGACAATGACACAAAGGTTATTAATGCTGAGTTCGCTTCCTACGGGCCGATGGGATTTGATATTGGAGTATTTATCGCAAACGTACTGATGGCTTATGTTTGTATCGGGAAAGACAAACACATGGCTTACAAAAATTATTTGCTAGATTTGATTCAGGCGGTTTGGGATGAATTTGAAGGTGCGTTTAGACAGCTATCGGAACAACCAGGAAATGATACTTTGATGCTTACTAATCCTAACAGGTTCCTATCCACTTTACTCCATGATTCACTCGGCTTTGCAGGCTGTGAACTTATGCGCCGTGTGATCGGGACTTCCTGTGCTGAAGATCTTGAAAGGATAGAAAACGACGAAACACGCGCTACTGTTGAAACTTTTGCTTTATTCATAGGACAACATCTTGTTTTAAAAAGAAATCACGTTCAAAATCTTAACGAACTGATTCTATCTTTACAACAACTGGAGAACTCGAACGGTCAAAGAGATAGCATAGTGTGA